Proteins encoded by one window of Bacillus sp. SM2101:
- the lspA gene encoding signal peptidase II, which yields MYYYILALIVILMDQVTKWMIVTKMEYGDHLPVIENFLYITSHRNRGAAWGILEGQLWFFYIVTTIVIIGIIYYMKKLPQTQVLIRVALALMLGGAVGNFIDRLFRKEVVDFINFTNIFSYDYPIFNIADAALVVGVILVIIHTLLDGREKEKN from the coding sequence GTGTATTATTATATCTTAGCATTAATCGTTATTTTAATGGATCAAGTAACAAAGTGGATGATTGTTACAAAAATGGAGTATGGTGATCATCTACCAGTTATAGAAAATTTTTTATACATAACTTCACATCGTAATAGAGGAGCGGCTTGGGGTATATTGGAAGGACAGCTTTGGTTCTTTTATATTGTCACAACGATTGTCATCATTGGTATTATTTATTATATGAAAAAACTCCCTCAAACACAGGTGTTGATACGTGTTGCACTAGCATTAATGCTTGGAGGAGCCGTCGGTAATTTTATTGACCGTCTGTTTAGAAAAGAAGTTGTTGATTTTATTAATTTTACGAATATTTTTAGTTATGATTACCCAATCTTTAATATTGCAGATGCTGCATTAGTTGTTGGAGTCATACTGGTAATTATCCATACACTACTAGATGGACGAGAGAAGGAGAAAAATTAA
- the pyrR gene encoding bifunctional pyr operon transcriptional regulator/uracil phosphoribosyltransferase PyrR: MQKAVVLDNQAIRRALTRIAHEIIEKNKGIKDCVLVGIKTRGIYLVNRLAEKIEQIEGDKIAIGELDITLYRDDLTNTTSNKEPLVKGSHLPIDITNKKVILVDDVLFTGRTVRAAMDALIDVGRPAQIQLAVLVDRGHRELPIRADFVGKNIPTSNAEKIVVKLEEVDQVDQVGIYEI; the protein is encoded by the coding sequence ATGCAAAAAGCTGTAGTATTGGATAATCAAGCTATTCGCAGAGCACTAACTCGTATTGCACATGAGATTATTGAAAAGAACAAAGGTATCAAGGATTGTGTCCTCGTTGGAATTAAAACTCGGGGTATATATCTTGTTAATAGGTTGGCAGAAAAGATTGAGCAAATCGAAGGAGACAAAATCGCAATAGGTGAACTAGACATCACATTATATAGAGATGATCTAACAAACACGACATCGAATAAAGAACCGCTTGTGAAAGGTTCTCATTTACCGATAGATATTACAAATAAAAAGGTAATATTAGTCGATGATGTGTTGTTTACTGGACGCACAGTTCGTGCAGCAATGGACGCGTTAATCGATGTAGGTAGGCCAGCTCAAATACAATTGGCAGTCTTAGTTGATCGAGGCCATAGAGAGCTACCGATAAGAGCAGATTTTGTAGGTAAAAACATTCCAACTTCTAATGCCGAAAAAATAGTTGTTAAATTAGAAGAAGTTGATCAAGTTGATCAAGTAGGTATTTATGAAATTTAA
- a CDS encoding DivIVA domain-containing protein: MPLTPLDIHNKEFSKGFRGYDEDEVNEFLDQVIKDYEIVIRQKKELEDKVTDLTERINHFTSIEETLNKSIIIAQETAEEVKRNAEKEAKLIIKEAEKNADRIINESLSKSRKITLEIEELKKQSKVFRNRFKMLIEAQLDMLQHNDWDSLMEYEEDPQSVVK, from the coding sequence GTGCCTTTAACACCATTAGATATTCATAATAAGGAATTTAGTAAAGGATTCCGAGGTTATGATGAAGATGAAGTAAATGAATTTTTAGATCAGGTTATTAAAGATTATGAAATTGTAATTAGACAAAAAAAAGAGTTAGAAGACAAGGTTACAGATTTAACTGAGAGAATAAACCATTTTACAAGTATTGAAGAAACACTTAATAAATCAATCATTATTGCTCAAGAGACAGCAGAGGAAGTTAAAAGAAATGCTGAAAAGGAAGCAAAGTTAATTATTAAGGAAGCTGAAAAGAATGCTGACAGAATAATTAATGAATCACTTTCTAAATCTCGTAAGATTACCTTGGAAATAGAGGAATTGAAGAAGCAATCAAAAGTATTTAGAAATCGTTTTAAAATGCTCATAGAAGCTCAACTTGATATGCTTCAACATAACGATTGGGATAGCTTAATGGAGTATGAAGAAGATCCACAATCGGTTGTGAAATAG
- a CDS encoding RluA family pseudouridine synthase produces the protein MDVIELIVTNEQRNERLDKVISEHENEWSRSQVQQWIKAGNITVNDKNVKPNYKCNIEDAVKIIVPAAEELDVIPQDMELDIYYEDADVIVVNKDSGMVVHPAPGHMEGTLVNGLLAHCTDLSGINGVLRPGIVHRIDKDTSGLLMVAKNDVAHESLVNQLVNKTVTRKYKAIVHGVIPHDKGTIDAPIGRDKRDRQSMTVTDEHSKDAVTHFKVLERFNNYTLIECQLETGRTHQIRVHMKYIGYPLVGDPKYGPKKTLKTNGQVLHAAILGFDHPRTNKYMEFEAPLPSEFVTVLNEIKK, from the coding sequence ATGGATGTTATTGAGTTAATTGTAACAAATGAACAGCGTAACGAAAGGCTTGACAAAGTAATTTCAGAGCATGAAAATGAATGGTCTCGTTCTCAAGTACAGCAATGGATTAAAGCTGGAAATATTACGGTTAATGACAAGAATGTTAAACCTAATTATAAATGTAATATAGAGGACGCTGTGAAAATAATTGTACCAGCAGCTGAAGAACTAGATGTGATTCCACAGGATATGGAATTAGATATTTACTATGAGGATGCAGATGTAATCGTAGTTAATAAGGATAGTGGAATGGTTGTTCACCCTGCACCAGGACATATGGAAGGTACATTAGTAAATGGACTTTTAGCACATTGTACAGATTTGTCTGGTATTAACGGGGTGCTAAGGCCAGGAATTGTTCATAGAATTGATAAAGATACATCAGGGCTTTTAATGGTAGCCAAAAATGATGTAGCCCATGAATCATTAGTCAATCAGTTAGTAAATAAAACTGTCACACGTAAATACAAGGCGATCGTTCATGGTGTTATTCCTCATGATAAGGGAACGATTGATGCACCAATTGGACGAGATAAACGTGATCGCCAAAGTATGACAGTAACTGACGAGCATTCAAAAGATGCAGTTACGCACTTTAAAGTACTTGAAAGATTTAATAATTACACTCTAATTGAATGCCAACTTGAAACAGGAAGAACACACCAGATTCGTGTTCATATGAAATATATTGGCTACCCTCTAGTTGGAGACCCAAAATATGGTCCAAAGAAAACATTAAAAACAAATGGACAAGTACTTCATGCGGCAATTCTAGGTTTTGATCATCCTAGAACGAATAAATATATGGAATTTGAAGCTCCTTTGCCTTCAGAATTTGTCACAGTATTAAATGAGATTAAAAAATAA
- the ileS gene encoding isoleucine--tRNA ligase produces the protein MEYKDTLLMPKTSFPMRGNLPNREPQIQQQWDEQHIYEMVQERTKDRPLYVLHDGPPYANGDIHMGHALNKILKDFIVRYKSMSGYNAPYVPGWDTHGLPIETALTKNKKIKRKEMSIAEFRKLCEEYAYKQINNQREQFKRLGVRGDWENPYITLEPAYEAQQIKVFGEMAKKGLIYKGLKPVNWSPSSESALAEAEIEYKDKRSPSIYVAFEVKDGKGVLQGDEKIIIWTTTPWTLPANLGITVHPDLDYSIVQADGQKFVIATDLLEVVQNEIGWENTTTVKSIKGHLLENVVAAHPFYERDSLVMLGDHVTTDAGIGCVHTAPGHGEDDFIVGKKYGLDVLCPVNEMGYMTTEAPGFEGLFYDQANKPITEKLEEVGALLKLNFITHSYPHDWRTKKPTIFRATAQWFASIDKIREDLLNSVKETKWVPEWGETRLHNMVRDRGDWCISRQRAWGVPIPVFYGENGEPIITDETINHVSDLFREHGSNIWFEQDAKGLLPEGFSHPSSPNGKFSKEQDIMDVWFDSGSSHQAVLLERDDLQRPADLYLEGSDQYRGWFNSSLSTSVAVTGHAPYKGVLSHGFVLDGEGRKMSKSIGNVVVPEKVMKQLGGDILRLWVASVDYQSDVRISDAILKQVAEVYRKIRNTFRFLLGNLFDFEPTKDTVAYEDLREVDRYMLIKLNKIINKVKKSYETYEFASIFHDVHNFCTIDLSSFYLDFAKDILYIDAPNDMNRRAIQTVMYESLLALTKLVAPILPHTADEVWSHINTVSEQSVQLVDMPEAMELQNATQIEEKWDAFMSLRDDVLKALEVARNEKVIGKSLNAHIALYTTDDTKHLLNAIEEDVKQLFIVSGFNIAGMLEDAPANAQKFDQTAIVVSPAEGETCERCWVVSQTVGEDKDHPTICSRCATVVKEHYTE, from the coding sequence ATGGAGTATAAAGATACATTACTTATGCCGAAAACAAGCTTTCCAATGCGTGGAAATCTTCCGAATCGAGAGCCACAAATTCAACAGCAATGGGACGAGCAACATATATATGAAATGGTTCAAGAACGGACAAAAGATAGACCATTATATGTTCTACATGACGGCCCTCCATATGCAAATGGTGATATTCATATGGGGCATGCTTTAAACAAAATATTAAAAGATTTTATCGTACGCTACAAATCAATGAGCGGTTATAATGCGCCATATGTACCAGGTTGGGATACACATGGTTTACCTATAGAAACCGCACTAACAAAAAATAAAAAAATAAAACGTAAGGAAATGAGTATTGCTGAATTTCGTAAGCTTTGTGAAGAATATGCGTATAAACAAATCAATAATCAACGCGAGCAATTTAAACGCTTAGGTGTTCGTGGGGATTGGGAAAATCCGTATATTACATTAGAGCCTGCTTATGAAGCACAACAAATTAAAGTATTTGGCGAAATGGCTAAAAAGGGCCTAATTTATAAAGGCTTAAAACCTGTCAATTGGTCACCATCAAGTGAATCAGCTCTTGCAGAAGCTGAGATTGAATATAAAGATAAAAGATCACCTTCTATTTATGTAGCATTTGAAGTGAAAGATGGGAAAGGGGTACTCCAAGGTGATGAAAAAATAATTATTTGGACCACGACACCTTGGACTCTTCCTGCAAATCTTGGCATAACTGTTCATCCTGATCTTGATTATAGTATTGTTCAAGCAGATGGACAAAAATTTGTTATTGCAACTGATTTACTAGAAGTTGTACAAAATGAAATTGGCTGGGAGAATACGACAACAGTAAAATCCATAAAAGGACATCTTTTAGAGAATGTCGTTGCTGCACATCCGTTTTATGAGCGTGATAGTCTTGTCATGTTAGGAGATCATGTAACGACAGATGCAGGTATTGGATGTGTCCATACTGCACCTGGTCATGGGGAAGATGACTTTATCGTAGGAAAAAAATACGGTTTAGATGTGCTTTGCCCTGTAAATGAAATGGGTTATATGACTACTGAGGCACCAGGCTTTGAAGGGTTGTTCTATGATCAAGCGAATAAGCCAATTACTGAGAAATTAGAGGAAGTTGGAGCTCTACTCAAACTTAATTTTATCACGCATTCGTATCCACATGACTGGAGAACTAAAAAGCCTACAATATTTAGAGCGACAGCGCAATGGTTTGCTTCAATAGATAAAATACGAGAAGATTTACTTAACTCAGTAAAAGAAACAAAATGGGTACCGGAATGGGGCGAAACCCGCTTGCATAACATGGTGAGAGATCGTGGGGATTGGTGTATTTCTAGACAACGTGCCTGGGGTGTACCTATTCCTGTGTTCTATGGGGAGAACGGAGAGCCTATTATTACAGATGAAACGATTAATCATGTATCTGACCTATTTAGAGAGCACGGCTCAAATATTTGGTTTGAACAAGATGCAAAAGGCTTGCTCCCAGAAGGCTTTTCACATCCTTCTAGTCCAAATGGAAAGTTTTCAAAGGAACAAGACATTATGGATGTATGGTTTGATTCAGGATCTTCTCATCAAGCCGTTCTTCTCGAAAGAGACGACCTACAACGTCCAGCAGATTTGTATTTAGAAGGGTCTGACCAATATCGCGGTTGGTTTAATTCTTCCTTATCTACATCTGTTGCGGTTACTGGACATGCTCCATATAAAGGTGTATTGAGCCACGGCTTTGTGCTTGATGGAGAAGGTAGAAAAATGAGTAAGTCTATCGGGAATGTTGTCGTTCCAGAGAAAGTAATGAAACAATTAGGTGGCGATATTTTACGCTTATGGGTAGCTTCAGTTGATTATCAATCAGACGTTCGCATCTCAGATGCTATATTAAAGCAAGTAGCTGAAGTATATCGCAAAATTCGTAATACATTCCGCTTCTTATTAGGGAATTTATTCGATTTTGAACCAACTAAAGACACAGTGGCATATGAAGATTTAAGAGAAGTTGATCGATATATGCTCATTAAACTCAATAAAATCATTAACAAAGTAAAGAAATCTTATGAAACATATGAATTTGCGAGTATTTTCCACGATGTTCATAATTTTTGTACGATTGATTTAAGTTCATTCTATTTAGATTTTGCTAAGGATATTTTATACATTGATGCACCAAATGATATGAACCGTCGTGCAATTCAAACAGTCATGTATGAGTCTTTATTAGCACTTACGAAGCTTGTAGCACCTATACTACCTCATACAGCAGACGAGGTATGGTCGCATATTAATACAGTATCAGAGCAAAGTGTGCAGTTAGTCGACATGCCTGAAGCAATGGAATTACAAAATGCTACACAAATTGAAGAGAAATGGGATGCATTTATGTCTCTTCGTGACGATGTGTTAAAGGCATTAGAAGTGGCTCGGAATGAAAAAGTGATAGGTAAATCATTAAATGCTCATATTGCATTATATACTACTGATGATACTAAACATCTCTTAAATGCCATTGAAGAAGATGTGAAGCAACTATTTATCGTTTCAGGATTTAACATTGCAGGAATGCTAGAAGATGCACCTGCGAATGCACAAAAATTTGATCAGACTGCAATTGTTGTATCACCAGCTGAAGGAGAGACGTGTGAACGCTGTTGGGTTGTTTCACAAACAGTAGGTGAGGATAAAGATCATCCAACGATATGCTCGAGGTGCGCAACAGTAGTTAAGGAACATTATACTGAATAA
- a CDS encoding RNA-binding protein, translating into MNIYQHFRKEEHNFIDQVIDWKNTVQNTYSYKLTDFLDPREQEITKSIVGENQDVHVQLFGGAEWTERKRALIYPDYYVPSNDDFKLAIFELGYPEKFVTIEHPQMLGSLMGLGMRRAKFGDVMIQDRVVQFIVAEEVENYIQLNLQSVGKSKVSVKRINFSSIVNRKELWRENVVTASSLRLDIMIATIFSISRQKAQQLIKNGLVRMNWKMIEQTSFECKEGDIISVRGVGRGKLLSIGGKTKKEKWRIVVGIQK; encoded by the coding sequence ATGAATATTTACCAACATTTTCGCAAAGAGGAGCACAATTTTATAGATCAGGTGATAGATTGGAAGAATACAGTTCAAAATACGTATAGCTATAAACTTACAGACTTTTTAGACCCTAGAGAACAAGAAATTACGAAATCTATTGTAGGCGAGAATCAAGATGTTCACGTGCAATTATTTGGTGGTGCTGAGTGGACCGAAAGAAAGAGAGCGCTTATCTATCCTGATTATTATGTTCCTAGTAATGATGACTTCAAGCTTGCTATTTTTGAACTTGGATACCCTGAAAAATTTGTAACGATTGAACATCCACAAATGTTAGGTTCGCTAATGGGGCTAGGGATGAGAAGAGCTAAATTTGGTGATGTAATGATACAGGATCGTGTAGTTCAATTCATCGTCGCAGAAGAGGTCGAAAACTATATACAGTTGAATCTCCAATCAGTTGGTAAGAGTAAAGTCTCAGTTAAAAGAATTAATTTTTCAAGCATAGTAAACCGTAAGGAATTGTGGAGAGAAAATGTAGTCACTGCATCCTCACTTCGGCTAGATATTATGATCGCAACAATATTCTCAATTTCTAGACAAAAAGCTCAACAGCTTATTAAAAATGGTCTTGTTCGCATGAATTGGAAAATGATCGAGCAAACTTCATTTGAATGTAAAGAAGGGGATATCATCTCTGTACGTGGAGTTGGTAGAGGGAAGCTTTTGTCAATTGGAGGTAAGACAAAAAAAGAAAAATGGCGAATTGTTGTGGGAATACAAAAATAA
- a CDS encoding molecular chaperone DnaK encodes MYEQTAEIKAELELAKLELETRLGQVDKDDECTLNDEKHMEIIHYVKEDLDDVNRALAKIDLGLYGLCESTGKRIPLDKLRIFPTVRTIDEVNYPNNYIH; translated from the coding sequence ATGTATGAACAAACAGCAGAGATAAAAGCAGAATTAGAGCTTGCAAAGTTGGAACTAGAAACAAGGTTAGGGCAAGTAGATAAAGATGACGAATGTACATTAAATGATGAGAAACATATGGAGATTATTCATTATGTCAAAGAAGACCTAGATGATGTAAATAGAGCATTAGCGAAAATTGATTTAGGCCTTTATGGCTTATGCGAATCAACAGGTAAAAGAATCCCCCTAGACAAACTGCGAATCTTCCCGACTGTTAGAACAATTGATGAAGTAAATTATCCAAACAATTATATACATTAA